One Paenibacillus riograndensis SBR5 DNA segment encodes these proteins:
- the rsmG gene encoding 16S rRNA (guanine(527)-N(7))-methyltransferase RsmG, with protein MDNTAVQFTALLQAQGITLSPKQLEQFELYFSELVSWNEKMNLTGITEREQVYMKHFYDSLSLAFFMNMGEVNTLADIGSGAGFPGIPLKICFPHLKLTIVDSLSKRISFLQHVCDTLQLKNVQLIHGRAEDVARQFIHRDAYDLVTARAVARLALLNEFCLPFTRKDGLFAAMKGNDPSEELTEAKRSFKELRAELQKVESFTLPVEESARHIVFIRKTGATPAKYPRKAGTPAKAPLI; from the coding sequence ATGGATAACACTGCAGTGCAGTTTACCGCTTTATTGCAAGCACAAGGAATCACATTATCACCAAAGCAGCTGGAGCAGTTCGAGCTATACTTTTCAGAGCTTGTTTCATGGAATGAAAAAATGAATCTGACAGGCATAACCGAACGCGAGCAGGTGTACATGAAACATTTTTATGATTCACTTTCCCTGGCGTTCTTCATGAATATGGGGGAGGTCAACACACTGGCAGATATCGGCTCCGGTGCCGGATTTCCCGGAATTCCCTTAAAAATCTGTTTTCCGCATTTAAAGCTAACGATCGTGGATTCTCTCAGCAAACGCATTTCTTTTTTACAGCATGTCTGTGACACGCTGCAATTAAAGAATGTGCAGTTGATCCATGGCAGGGCAGAGGATGTTGCACGCCAGTTCATTCACCGCGATGCTTATGACTTGGTTACAGCGCGTGCAGTTGCACGCCTGGCGCTGCTGAATGAATTTTGTCTTCCGTTCACACGTAAAGATGGCTTGTTTGCGGCGATGAAGGGTAATGATCCGTCGGAGGAGTTAACAGAAGCTAAGCGCAGCTTCAAAGAGTTGCGTGCTGAATTACAGAAGGTGGAGTCATTCACACTTCCTGTTGAAGAGTCGGCAAGGCATATTGTTTTCATCCGTAAGACAGGAGCTACACCGGCAAAATATCCGCGCAAAGCAGGAACGCCTGCCAAAGCTCCGCTGATCTGA